In Leptospira sp. WS58.C1, a single genomic region encodes these proteins:
- a CDS encoding LIC_10042 family TonB-like protein has protein sequence MGPKVSFFISLSIHAVLFISYYLIRNLNPENFSEQIKLSLSKGQVPSVHFSLPKNQGEGQDTSSNSGLAGTPEAEIERFKNEIHFPPEALEQRLESDCSWEVMIGPNGSAKRVTTIKPCKYKVFETHFKRSVSSWKFQLPEGNIIIIPVSFRIESDE, from the coding sequence ATGGGACCCAAGGTTTCCTTTTTCATTTCTCTCTCTATACATGCGGTCCTATTCATATCTTACTATTTGATCCGAAATCTAAACCCTGAAAATTTTTCGGAACAGATCAAACTCAGTCTTAGCAAAGGACAAGTCCCTAGTGTTCATTTTTCACTCCCTAAAAATCAAGGAGAAGGACAGGATACATCTTCTAACTCAGGCCTGGCAGGAACGCCGGAAGCGGAGATCGAAAGGTTTAAAAACGAGATACATTTCCCACCGGAAGCATTGGAGCAGAGATTGGAATCCGATTGTTCTTGGGAAGTAATGATAGGACCTAACGGAAGCGCAAAAAGAGTTACAACTATCAAACCTTGCAAATATAAGGTTTTCGAAACACATTTTAAAAGATCGGTTTCTAGCTGGAAATTTCAACTACCGGAAGGAAATATTATAATTATTCCGGTATCCTTTCGTATTGAATCAGATGAGTGA
- a CDS encoding GMC family oxidoreductase N-terminal domain-containing protein: protein MGAIPEANYKIITPEKHESLIKENAIKDGVWKLQAEAVIIGSGAGGAVVAATLAKAGWKVVLIEEGGYFTPAKFTGDEFLSQARLYRDAGFIISEEQTLSILQGRTIGGSTTVNWQTSLYPPDYVTNEWDSRFGWKGYGRQEMDAYISEVHERIGVHEVPQNLINANNNTLMKGGKVLGLHPEVLKNNNRGCIGLGRCGLGCPINAKQSAFLTWIPDAIEAGATVISNMRAQYIQDGDIKTVVAEFTPDPYEKAPNNVLEKIVIDAPVVIVSAGAIEGPALLQRSGLGNDWVGRNLKVHPTSTNFAIFDETINMFSGPPQSAVIKDGHNQDNTGYGYWLEVAPFRPTLASSLIPFYGQKQFDTMKKYPNMSAGIVLVRDGADGEANASVKWSLGRRKVYFEITPTDGKNLLKGLKALAEVQVAAGAKAIVFPFPDVEEPIPVDKNSKFDWILDKSIEPGKIAIGSAHPHGSIQAAKSPDLGAVDLDFQLFGHKNIFVMDASVYPTGLSVNPQITTMSVNLRAARALAQRKAEVLGNK from the coding sequence ATGGGAGCGATTCCTGAGGCAAATTATAAGATTATCACTCCGGAAAAACACGAATCTTTGATCAAAGAGAACGCGATCAAAGACGGAGTTTGGAAATTACAAGCAGAAGCAGTCATTATAGGTTCCGGTGCAGGAGGAGCAGTTGTTGCTGCCACTCTTGCAAAAGCTGGTTGGAAAGTTGTCCTGATCGAAGAAGGCGGATATTTCACTCCTGCAAAATTCACAGGCGACGAGTTTCTTTCCCAAGCTAGATTGTATAGAGATGCAGGTTTTATCATCTCAGAAGAGCAAACTCTTTCTATTCTTCAAGGAAGGACGATCGGAGGTTCTACCACAGTAAATTGGCAAACATCTCTGTATCCTCCGGATTACGTAACTAATGAATGGGATTCCCGCTTCGGCTGGAAAGGTTACGGAAGACAGGAAATGGACGCTTATATTTCGGAAGTCCATGAAAGGATCGGCGTCCACGAAGTTCCTCAAAATCTGATCAATGCAAACAATAACACCTTGATGAAGGGTGGAAAAGTATTAGGTCTTCATCCGGAAGTATTAAAGAATAATAATAGAGGATGTATTGGCCTCGGTCGTTGCGGTTTGGGTTGCCCGATCAACGCAAAACAATCCGCATTCTTAACGTGGATCCCGGATGCGATTGAAGCCGGCGCGACCGTTATCTCCAATATGAGAGCACAGTACATCCAAGACGGAGATATTAAGACGGTAGTTGCAGAATTCACCCCTGATCCTTACGAAAAAGCTCCCAATAATGTTCTAGAAAAAATTGTGATCGATGCTCCGGTCGTAATCGTGAGCGCGGGTGCGATCGAAGGACCTGCACTTCTCCAAAGATCCGGGCTTGGAAACGACTGGGTGGGAAGAAATTTGAAAGTCCATCCTACAAGCACGAACTTTGCGATCTTTGACGAGACGATCAATATGTTCTCCGGACCTCCTCAATCGGCGGTAATCAAAGACGGTCATAATCAAGACAATACAGGTTACGGTTATTGGTTAGAAGTAGCTCCGTTCCGTCCTACCTTGGCAAGTTCACTTATTCCTTTTTATGGACAGAAACAATTCGATACGATGAAAAAGTATCCGAACATGAGTGCAGGGATCGTCCTCGTTCGCGATGGTGCGGATGGTGAAGCGAATGCTTCCGTAAAATGGTCTTTGGGAAGAAGAAAAGTGTATTTCGAGATCACTCCTACCGACGGTAAAAATTTACTCAAAGGTTTGAAAGCATTGGCAGAAGTGCAAGTTGCTGCGGGTGCAAAGGCGATCGTATTCCCGTTCCCTGATGTGGAAGAACCTATCCCTGTGGATAAAAATTCCAAGTTCGATTGGATCTTGGACAAGAGTATCGAGCCTGGAAAGATTGCGATCGGTTCGGCTCACCCTCATGGCTCCATCCAAGCAGCTAAGTCTCCCGACTTAGGTGCCGTGGACCTGGATTTCCAACTCTTTGGCCATAAAAATATTTTCGTAATGGATGCTTCCGTTTACCCGACAGGATTATCGGTAAATCCGCAAATTACGACAATGAGCGTGAATCTGAGAGCCGCAAGAGCTTTGGCTCAGAGAAAGGCGGAGGTTTTAGGAAATAAATAA
- a CDS encoding DUF445 domain-containing protein, whose translation MIEIISILVTCSFVGWITNYIAVQMIFYPVKFKGWGILGWQGIIPRHSKKMAGLISDVMLERLIRPYDLYKKIDPVQIADLIRDRIGEKSSSIVKDIFFADNPVIWKMVPEEAKQVLEKEIREDIPKKIQEIYTSFGENLDSILGIGDLIKESLSGENVNILSEIFRRCGGPEFRFIVRSGIYFGFLIGCVQVLFIAYLNQWWTMPIMGIFVGYITNWLAILMIFSPLRPKNFLLFKYQGLFLKRQKDVSREFASVVASKILDPESLIGVIFKGKGGDLIITELLSKSKELMDEKLKKKIPYASLILGSKKLEELKEKIANSILELIPETADKMKDYIEERLEIEKLVFENLSILPPEEFEHLLHSVFKEDEATLITLGAVLGGIAGCIQAYLVFIK comes from the coding sequence ATGATCGAGATTATTTCGATCTTGGTCACTTGTTCCTTTGTAGGTTGGATCACAAACTATATAGCAGTGCAGATGATCTTCTATCCGGTCAAGTTTAAAGGTTGGGGAATTTTAGGCTGGCAAGGTATCATTCCGAGACATTCTAAAAAAATGGCAGGTCTCATTTCGGATGTGATGCTGGAAAGATTGATTCGCCCTTACGATCTTTATAAAAAAATAGATCCGGTACAAATTGCAGATCTGATCCGAGATAGGATCGGCGAAAAATCCTCTTCCATAGTCAAAGACATATTTTTTGCGGACAACCCTGTGATCTGGAAGATGGTCCCGGAAGAAGCAAAACAAGTCTTAGAAAAGGAGATCCGAGAGGACATTCCCAAAAAGATACAAGAGATCTATACTTCTTTCGGGGAAAATCTGGATAGTATATTAGGAATTGGTGATTTGATCAAAGAATCTCTTTCGGGAGAAAACGTAAATATTCTCTCTGAAATTTTCAGGAGATGTGGTGGTCCCGAATTCAGATTTATCGTTCGATCCGGGATCTATTTCGGATTTCTGATCGGATGCGTTCAAGTCTTATTCATCGCATATTTAAACCAATGGTGGACCATGCCTATTATGGGAATTTTTGTAGGTTATATCACTAATTGGCTGGCGATCCTTATGATCTTCTCCCCTTTGCGACCCAAGAACTTTTTATTATTCAAATACCAAGGTCTTTTCTTGAAAAGGCAGAAAGATGTTTCCAGGGAATTTGCATCCGTGGTGGCTTCTAAAATTTTAGATCCGGAAAGTTTAATAGGGGTGATCTTCAAAGGGAAAGGAGGAGATCTGATCATTACTGAACTTCTTTCCAAATCCAAAGAATTGATGGATGAGAAATTAAAAAAAAAGATCCCGTATGCTTCTCTAATTTTAGGTTCTAAAAAGCTGGAAGAATTAAAGGAGAAGATCGCAAATTCCATTTTGGAGCTGATACCCGAAACGGCTGACAAGATGAAAGATTATATCGAAGAAAGATTAGAGATCGAAAAATTGGTCTTCGAAAATTTGAGTATACTGCCCCCGGAAGAATTCGAACATCTATTACATTCAGTCTTTAAAGAAGACGAGGCCACCTTGATTACCTTAGGTGCAGTTCTCGGAGGTATCGCCGGATGTATCCAAGCATATCTTG
- a CDS encoding KpsF/GutQ family sugar-phosphate isomerase yields MGNTLDKVKKALDTEIEAILHFRENLDPNVEKAVELIFQSKGKVVVTGVGKSGDVGKKIASTLSSTGTPSYFLHPSDAAHGDAGILAHGDVVIAIGKSGESEELLNLLPTIKSIGAKLVGLTANPQSRLALDCDIVILTPVLKEACPLELAPTSSTTIALMLGDAIAMALMELRNFQKEDFALYHPAGRLGKRLSLKVDDVMRKGDKLAKVSSDASLEEVLSEITTKLVGATGVVDPSGKLIGFVTDYDIRKLLNDRKLEKSIKAKELMNSKPTVFESGIMAYDVLQSMERREKPISVAPIVSKDGILLGIISIHDLLQKGL; encoded by the coding sequence GTGGGAAATACATTAGATAAAGTTAAAAAAGCTTTGGATACCGAGATCGAAGCAATCCTTCATTTTAGAGAGAACCTAGATCCGAATGTAGAAAAAGCGGTAGAGCTGATCTTCCAATCCAAAGGAAAGGTAGTCGTAACCGGAGTCGGAAAATCCGGAGACGTTGGCAAAAAGATCGCTTCCACTCTATCTTCTACAGGAACTCCTTCTTATTTTCTACATCCATCCGACGCAGCACACGGTGATGCCGGGATTTTAGCACATGGCGACGTTGTTATTGCGATCGGCAAGAGCGGTGAAAGTGAAGAATTACTGAACCTTCTTCCTACCATAAAAAGTATAGGAGCCAAGTTGGTAGGTTTAACTGCTAATCCTCAGTCCAGATTGGCCTTAGACTGCGACATTGTAATCTTAACCCCGGTATTAAAAGAAGCATGTCCTCTAGAACTTGCCCCCACTTCCAGCACAACGATCGCTTTGATGTTGGGAGATGCGATCGCAATGGCGCTCATGGAACTTAGAAATTTCCAAAAAGAGGATTTCGCATTATATCATCCTGCAGGAAGACTCGGAAAAAGATTATCCCTAAAAGTGGACGATGTGATGAGAAAGGGAGATAAACTTGCAAAGGTAAGTTCCGACGCAAGTTTAGAAGAAGTTCTTTCCGAAATCACAACAAAACTTGTGGGTGCAACAGGCGTCGTGGATCCAAGCGGTAAATTGATTGGATTCGTAACCGATTACGATATTAGAAAATTATTAAATGACAGAAAATTGGAAAAGTCCATCAAAGCGAAAGAATTAATGAATTCTAAACCGACCGTTTTCGAGAGCGGGATCATGGCTTACGATGTCTTACAATCCATGGAAAGAAGAGAAAAACCGATCTCAGTAGCTCCGATCGTTTCCAAAGACGGGATATTACTCGGGATCATTTCCATCCACGATCTTTTACAAAAAGGACTCTGA
- a CDS encoding type I 3-dehydroquinate dehydratase: MSKSDSQKIRIILTLNEEEFFGLKTLPKADFLEIRLDQFRSDASAPQKILHKIKELSASCVFTYRQPEDSSLESLGIWNRDNIAPLLSGLESGKHYIDLELDKDNSVFNGIDEDRFGIIRSVHSFSGVPDFEELLFFLRPVTEEVLATVKSELPFQRIFKLAALPKDEQESEEFQHSALKLSKLCAKQNIPIGFCGILMGESGKEFRIFPEKIGSQFTYCCLGEPKAPGQVDLETVLSKRKLKD, translated from the coding sequence ATGAGCAAAAGCGACTCTCAAAAAATTCGGATCATTCTTACTTTGAATGAAGAGGAGTTTTTCGGTCTAAAAACTCTTCCAAAAGCCGATTTTTTAGAGATCCGTTTGGACCAATTCCGGTCCGACGCAAGCGCTCCGCAAAAGATCCTACATAAAATAAAGGAACTAAGCGCTTCATGCGTATTCACTTATAGGCAACCGGAAGATTCAAGTCTGGAAAGTTTAGGAATTTGGAATAGAGATAATATTGCCCCTTTACTTTCAGGGTTAGAATCGGGAAAACATTATATTGATCTGGAATTGGATAAGGACAATTCGGTCTTTAACGGAATAGATGAGGATCGTTTCGGGATCATTCGATCCGTTCACAGTTTTTCCGGAGTTCCCGATTTCGAAGAATTACTCTTTTTTTTACGACCTGTTACGGAAGAAGTTCTAGCTACCGTTAAGTCTGAACTTCCTTTTCAAAGGATCTTTAAGTTAGCTGCACTTCCAAAGGACGAACAAGAATCCGAGGAATTCCAACATTCCGCGCTGAAACTTTCCAAACTTTGTGCAAAACAAAATATCCCGATCGGTTTTTGCGGGATTTTAATGGGAGAATCCGGAAAGGAATTCAGGATATTCCCGGAAAAAATAGGATCTCAATTTACGTATTGTTGTCTAGGGGAGCCGAAAGCCCCCGGCCAAGTGGATCTAGAAACCGTCCTTTCTAAAAGAAAATTAAAAGATTAA
- a CDS encoding tetratricopeptide repeat protein has protein sequence MKEGKKAYSRKDYTEALKQFQKYNDGNPSSGEAWMYMGYIYESRKDYTKSIQAFKKAVSLNLPKKDLVNSLTKIILYHNYQRDYGEVISYSNRLLKIDPELSHIQKIRAAAEERYSSGGSYRKPVYHEEETEQESVSSLEKKLKQDPNNKEILWRLALAYYNEKEFAKSEFILSGLVKNEPENVEYGYKYGALLVRIGNYDDALVVLNRIEPKIPSEREKLLYYTHLTQAAAYHKKKNFEEASKYYRKAHANKHTVLPLIGLTKIKWQLKDCDNAIKTAEKALEYGEKTREIRMYIGLCKIQIGKKEEGYDLLKEIGAAIEKENPDLKDLPDVYYDGILKLARYYTNNGNYDKAVKYFHAVQPDEEEIREYNFYLGKTYLYTGSVDKAINHLEKVEDSAGAYYLLAKCYAEKNDQERTMSYIKRSGSIKSSYWASAEKDKAFKKFRSDESFKTFLETRAGTRDPKKSEEEKEENDSQDRD, from the coding sequence ATGAAAGAAGGTAAAAAAGCCTATTCTAGAAAAGATTACACAGAGGCGCTCAAACAATTCCAAAAATACAACGATGGAAACCCTTCCTCCGGCGAAGCCTGGATGTATATGGGTTATATCTACGAGAGCAGAAAGGATTATACCAAATCCATCCAAGCATTCAAAAAAGCGGTTAGTCTAAACCTCCCTAAAAAGGATCTGGTCAATTCTCTTACAAAGATCATTCTGTATCATAATTATCAAAGAGATTATGGAGAAGTAATCTCTTATTCCAATCGATTATTAAAGATCGATCCGGAACTTTCTCATATCCAAAAGATCAGAGCTGCAGCAGAGGAAAGATATTCCTCCGGCGGAAGTTATCGAAAACCTGTTTATCATGAGGAAGAAACGGAACAGGAAAGTGTTTCCAGTCTGGAAAAAAAGTTAAAACAGGATCCGAACAATAAAGAGATCCTTTGGAGACTCGCATTAGCTTATTATAATGAAAAAGAATTTGCCAAATCCGAATTTATTCTTTCCGGATTAGTGAAGAATGAGCCGGAGAATGTGGAGTATGGTTATAAGTACGGCGCTTTGCTCGTCCGGATCGGAAACTACGACGATGCACTTGTCGTTCTGAATCGTATCGAACCAAAGATCCCTTCCGAAAGGGAAAAATTACTTTATTATACACATCTTACCCAAGCGGCCGCTTACCATAAAAAGAAAAATTTCGAAGAAGCGTCCAAGTATTATCGAAAGGCACACGCGAATAAACATACGGTATTACCCCTGATCGGTCTGACCAAAATTAAATGGCAGTTAAAGGATTGTGATAACGCGATCAAAACTGCCGAAAAGGCGCTGGAATACGGAGAGAAGACAAGAGAGATCCGAATGTATATCGGCCTCTGCAAGATACAGATCGGTAAAAAGGAAGAAGGTTATGATCTTTTGAAAGAGATCGGGGCCGCCATTGAAAAAGAAAATCCTGATCTGAAAGATCTTCCGGATGTGTATTACGACGGTATATTAAAACTCGCCAGATATTATACAAACAACGGTAACTACGATAAAGCCGTTAAATACTTTCATGCTGTCCAACCGGACGAGGAAGAGATCAGAGAATATAATTTTTATTTAGGTAAAACCTATCTATATACCGGCTCTGTCGACAAAGCGATCAATCATTTGGAGAAAGTGGAAGATTCTGCGGGAGCTTATTATCTTCTCGCAAAATGTTACGCAGAGAAGAATGACCAAGAAAGGACAATGTCCTATATTAAAAGATCCGGAAGTATTAAATCTTCCTACTGGGCTTCCGCAGAAAAAGATAAGGCTTTCAAAAAATTCAGATCCGACGAAAGTTTCAAAACATTCTTAGAGACGAGAGCCGGGACTAGAGATCCTAAAAAATCGGAAGAGGAAAAAGAAGAAAACGATTCCCAAGATAGGGATTAA
- a CDS encoding UpxY family transcription antiterminator has translation MSDTSKSWYAVYTNSRAEKKLALELSKKGITQYLPIISAKKQWSDRIKTVLVPVFPSYVFVKIDIRTEKLKVLETSGAVRFVSIGETPLLIEENDIEMIRQLVTEYPDKIKIEREKMLSPGKKVLIKNGPFKDRKARVIRKGSKSSILVSISGMDTTVSLELDSELLETDEEN, from the coding sequence ATGAGTGACACCTCTAAATCTTGGTATGCCGTTTATACAAATTCTAGGGCGGAGAAGAAGTTAGCGCTAGAACTTTCCAAAAAAGGAATAACCCAATACTTGCCGATTATTTCGGCAAAAAAACAATGGTCTGATCGGATCAAAACGGTTCTGGTACCTGTTTTTCCTTCTTACGTATTCGTAAAAATTGATATAAGGACCGAAAAACTAAAAGTCCTGGAAACTTCAGGAGCTGTACGATTCGTTTCGATTGGAGAGACTCCTCTCCTAATCGAAGAGAACGATATCGAGATGATCCGCCAACTTGTGACCGAGTATCCGGATAAGATCAAGATCGAAAGGGAAAAGATGCTGTCTCCCGGTAAAAAGGTCCTGATCAAAAACGGACCTTTTAAAGACAGAAAGGCAAGAGTAATCCGAAAAGGAAGTAAATCGTCTATTCTTGTTTCCATTTCCGGAATGGATACTACAGTATCCTTGGAATTGGATTCGGAACTATTGGAAACGGACGAGGAGAATTAG